Proteins from a single region of Streptomyces sp. TN58:
- a CDS encoding family 2 encapsulin nanocompartment cargo protein terpene cyclase, translated as MPVPGPSPAQSSLPAAAARFGTHGHGRGADAATVGRPALPTGPALPFGPAAAPPAHLVTGTPPAPGGGPGGDLAAAPARGAAAATPAPNPALERIRRGPSGLGTDGLYFFTPHRAQPAAPAPEAPEPPPAAQGRPIPGLYHHPVPEPDPARVAEVSRRIKRWAVDEVEAYPPEWEDQFDGFSVGRYMVACHPDAPTVDHLMIATRLMVAENVVDDCYCEDHGGSPVGLGGRLLLAHTALDPVHTTAEYEPAWAETLLSDAPRRSYRSAMEYFTRAATPSQADRYRHDMARLHLGYLAEAAWSETKYVPEVSEYLAMRQFNNFRPCPTITDTVGGYELPAELHAMPAMQRVIALAGNATTIANDLYSYTKELESPGLHLNLPVVIAEREGLSHKEAYLKAVEIHNELMHAFEAAAAELALSCPDPRVVRFLRGVAAWVDGNHYWHQTNTYRYSLPDFW; from the coding sequence ATGCCCGTTCCCGGGCCTTCCCCTGCGCAGTCGAGCCTGCCTGCCGCCGCGGCGCGCTTCGGTACCCACGGTCACGGCCGCGGTGCCGACGCCGCCACCGTAGGCAGGCCCGCACTGCCGACCGGGCCGGCGCTGCCCTTCGGGCCGGCGGCCGCCCCGCCCGCCCACCTCGTCACCGGGACGCCGCCCGCGCCGGGCGGAGGACCGGGCGGCGACCTGGCGGCGGCGCCGGCACGGGGGGCCGCCGCAGCGACGCCCGCACCGAACCCCGCCCTGGAGCGCATCCGGCGCGGCCCCAGCGGCCTCGGTACGGACGGGCTGTACTTCTTCACCCCCCACCGCGCCCAGCCGGCCGCCCCGGCACCGGAGGCGCCCGAGCCCCCGCCCGCGGCGCAGGGCAGGCCGATCCCCGGCCTCTACCACCACCCGGTCCCGGAGCCCGACCCCGCCCGCGTGGCGGAGGTCAGCCGGCGGATCAAGCGCTGGGCGGTGGACGAGGTGGAGGCGTACCCGCCGGAGTGGGAGGACCAGTTCGACGGCTTCTCGGTCGGCCGGTACATGGTCGCCTGCCACCCGGACGCCCCGACCGTCGACCACCTCATGATCGCCACCAGGCTGATGGTCGCCGAGAACGTGGTCGACGACTGCTACTGCGAGGACCACGGCGGTTCCCCGGTCGGACTGGGCGGAAGGCTTCTGCTGGCGCACACCGCGCTCGACCCCGTCCACACGACGGCGGAGTACGAGCCGGCCTGGGCTGAAACGCTCCTCTCGGACGCGCCCCGCCGCTCCTACCGCTCGGCCATGGAGTACTTCACCCGGGCGGCGACCCCGTCCCAGGCCGACCGGTACCGGCACGACATGGCCCGGCTGCACCTGGGGTACCTCGCCGAGGCCGCCTGGTCCGAGACGAAGTACGTCCCGGAGGTGTCCGAGTACCTGGCGATGCGCCAGTTCAACAACTTCCGGCCCTGTCCCACCATCACCGACACGGTGGGCGGTTACGAACTCCCGGCCGAGCTGCACGCGATGCCCGCCATGCAACGGGTGATCGCGCTGGCGGGCAACGCCACCACCATCGCCAACGACCTGTACTCGTACACGAAGGAACTCGAAAGCCCCGGCCTGCACCTCAACCTGCCGGTGGTCATCGCCGAGCGGGAGGGCCTGTCCCACAAGGAGGCCTACCTCAAGGCGGTCGAGATCCACAACGAGCTCATGCACGCCTTCGAGGCCGCCGCCGCCGAACTGGCGCTCTCCTGCCCCGATCCACGCGTGGTGCGCTTCCTCCGGGGCGTGGCCGCCTGGGTCGACGGCAACCACTACTGGCACCAGACCAACACCTACCGCTACAGCCTCCCCGACTTCTGGTAA
- a CDS encoding family 2B encapsulin nanocompartment shell protein — protein sequence MTVDTSPEAQLEPTQQMSLGTAAARNLATTTKSAPQMQEITSRWLLKTLPWVETKGGTYRVNRRLTYTVGDGRIEFVQDGATVRVIPRELGELALLRGFEDEQVLATLADRCVQRDFRAGEVLVERGTPAERIHLIAHGRVNQTSVGKYGDEIAVAVLADGDRFGENALLDADATADYTATAETSGTLLTLSRADFAAVLDAAPNLREHVERFGSLPNQRQNKHGEAEIAMSAGHTGEAALPGTFVDYELKPREYELSIAQTVLRVHTRVADLYNGPHNQTEEQLRLTIEALRERQEYELVNNREFGLLHNADFKQRIQTHSGPPTPDDMDELLCRRRGTKFFFAHPRTIAAIGREFNARGLYPDHVDLGGQQVPAWRGVPILPCSKIPISKENTSSILAMRTGEDNQGVIGLHQTGLPEEYEPGLSVRFMGISEQAIISYLVTTYYSAAILVPDALGVMENVQIGRRRD from the coding sequence ATGACCGTGGACACCAGCCCAGAGGCCCAGCTGGAGCCGACCCAGCAGATGAGTCTGGGCACGGCGGCCGCCCGCAACCTTGCCACCACGACCAAGTCCGCCCCCCAGATGCAGGAGATCACCTCCCGGTGGCTCCTGAAGACGCTCCCCTGGGTGGAGACCAAGGGCGGCACCTACCGCGTCAACCGCCGCCTGACCTACACCGTCGGCGACGGCCGCATCGAGTTCGTCCAGGACGGGGCCACCGTCCGGGTGATCCCGCGCGAACTCGGCGAACTCGCCCTGCTGCGCGGCTTCGAGGACGAGCAGGTCCTGGCCACGCTCGCCGACCGCTGCGTCCAGCGCGACTTCCGCGCCGGTGAGGTGCTGGTCGAGCGGGGGACCCCCGCCGAGCGGATCCACCTCATCGCGCACGGCCGCGTCAACCAGACCTCCGTCGGCAAGTACGGCGACGAGATCGCCGTCGCGGTACTGGCGGACGGCGACCGGTTCGGCGAGAACGCGCTGCTGGACGCCGACGCGACCGCCGACTACACCGCCACCGCCGAGACCTCCGGCACCCTGCTCACCCTGTCCCGCGCCGACTTCGCCGCCGTCCTCGACGCGGCGCCGAACCTCCGTGAACACGTCGAGCGCTTCGGCTCGCTCCCGAACCAGCGGCAGAACAAGCACGGCGAGGCCGAGATCGCGATGTCCGCCGGGCACACCGGTGAGGCCGCGCTCCCCGGCACGTTCGTCGACTACGAACTCAAGCCGCGCGAGTACGAGCTCTCCATCGCCCAGACCGTCCTGCGCGTCCACACCCGCGTCGCCGACCTCTACAACGGACCGCACAACCAGACCGAGGAACAGCTCAGGCTCACCATCGAGGCGCTGCGCGAGCGCCAGGAGTACGAGCTGGTCAACAACCGGGAGTTCGGCCTGCTCCACAACGCCGACTTCAAGCAGCGCATCCAGACCCACTCCGGCCCGCCCACCCCGGACGACATGGACGAACTGCTCTGCCGCCGCCGCGGCACCAAGTTCTTCTTCGCGCACCCCCGGACCATCGCGGCGATCGGGCGCGAGTTCAACGCACGCGGGCTCTACCCGGACCACGTCGACCTCGGCGGCCAGCAGGTCCCGGCGTGGCGCGGGGTCCCGATCCTGCCCTGCAGCAAGATCCCGATCAGCAAGGAGAACACCAGCTCCATCCTCGCCATGCGCACGGGCGAGGACAACCAGGGCGTCATCGGCCTGCACCAGACCGGCCTGCCCGAGGAGTACGAGCCCGGCCTGTCCGTGCGTTTCATGGGCATCAGCGAGCAGGCGATCATCTCGTACCTGGTCACCACCTACTACTCCGCCGCGATCCTGGTGCCCGACGCGCTCGGTGTGATGGAGAACGTGCAGATCGGCCGTCGGCGCGACTGA
- a CDS encoding geranyl diphosphate 2-C-methyltransferase, producing MTSTDLSVAAPTSAFIPAPATPYQGDIARYWDHEARPVNLRLGDVDGLYHHHYGIGDIDHAALGDTEDSAYEKKLIAELHRLESAQADVLLSHLGAIGRDDTLVDAGCGRGGSMVMAHQRFGCKVEGVTLSAKQADFANQRARELGIEDSVRARVCNMLNTPFETGQAAASWNNESSMYVDLHDLFAEHSRVLAVGGRYVTITGCWNPRYGQPSKWVSQINAHFECNIHSRREYMRAMADNRLVPQAVVDLTPETLPYWELRATSSLVTGIEEAFINSYKDGSFQYVLIAADRV from the coding sequence GTGACTAGCACCGATCTCTCCGTTGCCGCTCCCACCTCGGCCTTCATTCCCGCCCCGGCGACGCCCTACCAGGGCGACATCGCCCGCTACTGGGACCACGAGGCCCGGCCGGTGAACCTGCGCCTCGGCGATGTCGACGGCCTCTACCACCACCACTACGGCATCGGTGACATCGACCACGCCGCCCTCGGGGACACCGAGGACAGCGCCTATGAGAAGAAGCTGATCGCCGAGCTCCACCGCCTGGAGTCGGCGCAGGCGGACGTCCTGCTGAGCCACCTCGGGGCCATCGGCCGCGACGACACGCTCGTGGACGCCGGCTGCGGCCGCGGCGGTTCGATGGTCATGGCCCACCAGCGGTTCGGATGCAAGGTCGAGGGCGTCACCCTGTCGGCCAAGCAGGCCGATTTCGCCAACCAGCGCGCCCGGGAGCTGGGCATCGAGGACTCCGTACGCGCCCGCGTCTGCAACATGCTCAACACGCCCTTCGAGACCGGGCAGGCCGCCGCCTCGTGGAACAACGAGTCGAGCATGTACGTCGACCTGCACGACCTGTTCGCCGAGCACTCCCGGGTCCTCGCGGTCGGCGGCCGCTACGTGACCATCACCGGTTGCTGGAACCCGCGTTACGGCCAGCCTTCCAAGTGGGTCTCCCAGATCAACGCGCACTTCGAGTGCAACATCCACTCCCGCCGTGAGTACATGCGTGCCATGGCGGACAACCGCCTCGTACCGCAGGCCGTCGTCGACCTGACCCCCGAGACCCTGCCCTACTGGGAGCTGCGTGCGACGTCGTCGCTGGTCACGGGCATCGAGGAGGCCTTCATCAACTCCTACAAGGACGGCTCCTTCCAGTACGTCCTGATCGCCGCCGACCGCGTCTGA